Below is a window of Shinella sp. PSBB067 DNA.
CGGAACCCAAGCCTGCAGGGTTAGGCGAATGGCCAGTGGCGAGTCCGATACACACGTCAGGTAACCTGCAGAAAGGTCAATGGGTCCATGGACGCCATAGTCACCAATTTTCCGCGCATCGAGGATGACGCCGGCCGCCCGACGCAGAAAGAGGCGGAAGACGCCGTTCGTGTCCTGCTCCGCTGGGCCGGCGACGATCCGCAGCGCGAGGGCCTGCTGGATACGCCTGCGCGCGTCGCCAAGGCCTATCGCGAGCTCTTCTCCGGCTATGACCTTGCCGCCGAGGACGTGCTCGGCCGCACCTTCGAGGAAGTCGCCGGCTATGACGACATGGTGCTGGTGAAGGACATTCCGTTCTTCTCGCATTGCGAGCACCATATGGTGCCGATCATCGGCAAGGCGCATGTCGCCTACCTTCCGAACGGCCGGGTGCTCGGTCTTTCCAAGATTGCCCGCGTGGTGGAGATCTTCGGCCGCCGCCTGCAGACGCAGGAGACGATGACGGCGCAGATCGCCAGGTCCATCGACGAAACGCTGAACCCGCGGGGCGTCGCCGTGATGATCGAGGCCGAGCATATGTGCATGGCCATGCGCGGCATCCAGAAACAGGGCTCGACAACGCTCACCACCACCTTTACCGGTGCCTTCAAGACCGAGCCGGCCGAACAGGTCCGGTTCATGACGATGATCCGGAGCTAGGCCGAAGGCCGGCTCCGCCCGACGGAGCCGACCGCCATGCCGATCACCTTCCAAGCCCCCTCCACGGACAAGGCCGAGCTGGAGACAGGCCCGACCTTCACCCCCCGTTTCGACGACAGCGGCCTCGTGACCGCCGTCGTGACGGATGCGAAGGACGGCGAACTGCTGATGGTCGCCCACATGAATGCCGAATCGCTGGCGCTCACCATCGAGACGGGCATCGCCCATTACTGGAGCCGCTCGCGCAATTCTCTCTGGAAGAAGGGCGAGACCTCCGGCAACCTGCAGACCGTCGTGGAACTGAGGACCGACTGCGACCAGGACGCCGTCTGGCTCAAGGTCTCCGTCGCCGGCCACGACGCCACCTGCCACACCGGCCGCCGCTCGTGCTTCTACCGCACGGTCTCCAACGGCCCCGATGGAGCGGTGCTGACGATCACCGGCGGCGAGCCGCAATTCGACCCGGCGGCGGTCTACAGCAAAAATTAAGCATCCGCGCATTTTGCGTCCCGTTCCGGCACGGATTTACCAATTGGCAACCTCTTCGGCCGCCTAATCGCTTCCATGGCGGCTTCTAGCCCCGCCATGCGGATCAGGATATGGAACCCCATCGCTCGCATGCGTCCCGAACGGTTTCCAGCGCCACCTGCGGCGGGGCGAAGATCCCGCGGGCGGGCACCCTGCTCCGGCTCAGACGCCGCGCACTTTCCGGAAGGATTTTCGTGCCGGAATTTCCCCACGTCACGGATTGCAACTATCCTGCGATCTATTGTGTTGCCGAGGGCGCAGGGTGGACGGAACCGTTTGCTTCACCGCGAATTCCTCTTGGGAACGGAGGTCCGGAATGCTGAACTGGAGTTTCAATCGTAGTCTTGTAACGGCGGATGCATCGGATCCGGGCGGACCTTCCATGAACGACATGTCTCACATTCCCGCGCCGGCCCCGCCGCGCAAATCCAAGATCGCCCTTGCCCTCGGCGGCGGCGCTGCCCGCGGCTGGGCGCATATCGGCGTGTTGAGGGCGCTGGACGAGGAAGGCATCGAGATCGGCATGATCGCCGGCACGTCGATCGGCGCGCTGGTCGGCGGCTGCTACCTCGCCGGCAAGCTGGACGAGCTGGAGGCCTTCGCCCGATCGCTCACCATGCGCCGCATCGCCGGCCTCCTCGATTTCACCATCCGCGGCTCCGGCCTTTTCGGCGGCATGCGGCTGACGCGCCGCATGCAGGAGCATCTGGAGAACCTGTCGATCGAGGATCTCGACCGCCCCTTCGTCGCGGTGGCGACGGAAGTCAACAGCGGCCACGAAGTATGGATCAACGGCGGCGCCCTGATCACGGCCCTGCGCGCCTCCTATGCGCTGCCGGGCATCTTCGAGCCGATCAAGTGCAACAACAGGACGCTGGTGGACGGCGCCCTGGTGAACCCGGTGCCGGTTTCCGTCTGCCGGGCGTACGAGGAGCCGCTGGTCGTCGCCGTCAACCTCAACTACGATCTTTATGGCCGCTCCGCCGTGATCAAGCACAGTGCCAGCCCGCAGAAGGTGACCGAACCGAAACAGGAGGACAGCGCCGCCCGCCTCGGATTGACGAGCGTCATGGTGCAGTCCTTCAACATCATCCAGGACCGCATTTCCCGCGCGCGCCTGGCCGGCGACCCGCCGGACCTGTCGCTGCATCCGAAGCTTGCGGATATCGGCCTCTCGGAATTCCACCGCGCGGGCGAATCCATCGACCGCGGCTACCTCGAAGCCAAGGCGCGCATTTTCGAGATCAAGCGCATGCAGGAAGTTGTGATGGCGCGCTGAATGGCGCAGCGGCGAGAAACGACGGCGGGCGGAGCGATGAAGATCGTTCCGCCCGAAACCGTTGGAGCATTTCCAGCCGAAGCGGGATCGCTTCGGCATCGGATAATGCGATATAAACAAAAAACTGGAGCATTTCCGGTGAACCGGAGTTCACCGGAAATTCTCTAGCGCCGGCGTCAGCTGGCGATATAGGCCTTAATGGCCTCGGCCTCGTGCTGGATGGCGCGAATATGGGACTTCACCACGTCGCCGATGGAAACGATGCCGACGAGGCGTCCCTCCTTCTCCACGGGAATGTGGCGGGCGCGTAGCGAACTCATCATTTCCATGATCTCGTCGACGGTCTGACCTTCGTCGCAGCGATGGACATTGCCCCACATGATGGAGGAAATGGGCTTATCCAGGCACTCGGCCCCGCTGCGGGCAATGGCGGCCACGATGTCGCGCTCGGTAAGGATGCCGGCGATGCGGTCGTTCCGGTCGACGATGACGATGGCGCCGATGTGGTTTTCATGAAGATAGACGGCAGCCTGCCTCACGGTGAGCTGCGGGCCGCCGGTCACGACGTTGCGGCCTTTCTCGTCCAGTATCGTCTTTACATACATGCGTACCTCCCGTGTGCATCATGACGCTGAGAGGCGGGACACCCGCAGGGATGCCCTGCCAGTAACGTGGACGCATCCCTTCCTCCTTGCGGATGCGGCCCATTCCGGTGTGCATGTGCGAACCGGAACACGTTCATGGTGCGCCACGAAAGAGGCGATTGCAAGACCGCTAATGGACTATCGTTAATCCCGCCGGCTCTCGGCCGTAGCCACATCGAAGAGCGGGAAGAACAGGAAGCCGAACAGGAAGCCGCCGATATGCGCTTCCCAGGCGATCGCCCCGCCGGCGACCGTTCCGAAGATCTGCCCGAAGCCGATCAGGAAGTTGGTCAGGAACCAGATGCCGGAAAAGACGAGCACCGAGCGGTTGGAAAGCGCCTCGGCAATGGTGAGCCGCCGGTTGAGATGCGCGAACTGCCGGCTGATGCGCCCGCTCGGCGAGAAGACGAAACGCGCGGCCGCCCCCATGAGGCCCGAGACCACGCCCGAAGCACCGACGACGAGGATCATCGCCCCCCAGTGCAGCGCGGTGTGGAACGCCACCGCCGCGATGGCGGAAAGGCACCAGAAGAGGAAGAAGCGCGTGCGGCCGATGCGTCGCACGACGGGCGCGCCGAACGCGACCATCCAGAAGGCGTTGAAGATCAGATGCTCCCAGCCGCCGTGCAGCAGCGAATAGGTGACCGGGCTCCACAGCCAGCCGAGGTCCTGCTCCGAAAGGGGAATCGAATAGCGCCCCGGAATGAAGCCGAAGTGCAGCAGCACGAACTCGTCGGTCGAAGCCGACAGGAGATAGGTGCGCACGAGATGGATCAGCGTCAGCACGCCGAGCACGAAGACGAGGCTTGCCGGCAGGTTGAACGCCGGCTCCCGCCTGCGGTCGCCGAACTCGCCACCATGCACTTCATCGCCGTCGTTACGCATGACCAAACCACCATACTCAAAAATCGAATCGTGCTTATACAGAGAAAAGAAAGGCCGTGCAGCTTTCGCCGACGGCCGGTGCCCCAATCCGCGGGGCCAAATCGATGTGCAGTAAACCATTCCCTCGTGGAGGGATGGCCGGATGTTCTACCAAGCGGGCGGCCTGCGCAATCGAAACCAATCGTTAACCTTAATGCCGGGCTGGCATGAAACTCGCTACACCTTCCGGGAATGCCCGTTCGCCGCATCCAGCGTGCCGGAACGGGACAGAATCGATTGGATATGCGCATGCAGACCAAGGCCGCGACGGCACTTTACGACTATTGGGCACGCCAGCGCGGCGAGCGCGCCGTGCCGCTGCGCAGCGCCATCGAGCCCGCCGACATCGCGGCGATCCTGCCCGACGTGTTCATCCTCGAAGACGGCCGCCTGCACGCTCCGCGCTTCCGGCTGGCCGGCACGCGGCTTTGCGCGCAGTTCGCCCGG
It encodes the following:
- the folE gene encoding GTP cyclohydrolase I FolE, with protein sequence MDAIVTNFPRIEDDAGRPTQKEAEDAVRVLLRWAGDDPQREGLLDTPARVAKAYRELFSGYDLAAEDVLGRTFEEVAGYDDMVLVKDIPFFSHCEHHMVPIIGKAHVAYLPNGRVLGLSKIARVVEIFGRRLQTQETMTAQIARSIDETLNPRGVAVMIEAEHMCMAMRGIQKQGSTTLTTTFTGAFKTEPAEQVRFMTMIRS
- the hisI gene encoding phosphoribosyl-AMP cyclohydrolase, which gives rise to MPITFQAPSTDKAELETGPTFTPRFDDSGLVTAVVTDAKDGELLMVAHMNAESLALTIETGIAHYWSRSRNSLWKKGETSGNLQTVVELRTDCDQDAVWLKVSVAGHDATCHTGRRSCFYRTVSNGPDGAVLTITGGEPQFDPAAVYSKN
- a CDS encoding patatin-like phospholipase family protein; this encodes MLNWSFNRSLVTADASDPGGPSMNDMSHIPAPAPPRKSKIALALGGGAARGWAHIGVLRALDEEGIEIGMIAGTSIGALVGGCYLAGKLDELEAFARSLTMRRIAGLLDFTIRGSGLFGGMRLTRRMQEHLENLSIEDLDRPFVAVATEVNSGHEVWINGGALITALRASYALPGIFEPIKCNNRTLVDGALVNPVPVSVCRAYEEPLVVAVNLNYDLYGRSAVIKHSASPQKVTEPKQEDSAARLGLTSVMVQSFNIIQDRISRARLAGDPPDLSLHPKLADIGLSEFHRAGESIDRGYLEAKARIFEIKRMQEVVMAR
- a CDS encoding CBS domain-containing protein, with the translated sequence MYVKTILDEKGRNVVTGGPQLTVRQAAVYLHENHIGAIVIVDRNDRIAGILTERDIVAAIARSGAECLDKPISSIMWGNVHRCDEGQTVDEIMEMMSSLRARHIPVEKEGRLVGIVSIGDVVKSHIRAIQHEAEAIKAYIAS
- a CDS encoding rhomboid family intramembrane serine protease, encoding MRNDGDEVHGGEFGDRRREPAFNLPASLVFVLGVLTLIHLVRTYLLSASTDEFVLLHFGFIPGRYSIPLSEQDLGWLWSPVTYSLLHGGWEHLIFNAFWMVAFGAPVVRRIGRTRFFLFWCLSAIAAVAFHTALHWGAMILVVGASGVVSGLMGAAARFVFSPSGRISRQFAHLNRRLTIAEALSNRSVLVFSGIWFLTNFLIGFGQIFGTVAGGAIAWEAHIGGFLFGFLFFPLFDVATAESRRD